Below is a genomic region from Zonotrichia leucophrys gambelii isolate GWCS_2022_RI chromosome 1A, RI_Zleu_2.0, whole genome shotgun sequence.
TGTTAATTATACCCCGCAATTCCTATGTTGATGAAATTGTCACTGCTAACTATTAATACAGCATTTATTGTCTAAGCCCAGCTTGCTCTACCAACCCCTGAAAGCCACTGAATTAACATCCTGCTTCTCAGTGTTCACATTGGAATGTAAATCTGAAATGTGTAAAAATAACCTCTGCTATTACACCAAGAATGTGTAAATACACATTCCTTTTTTGGGAGAACTATTTATCTCCAGTCTATACATGTTTCACTCTTTAAACTAAAAACAGCTTTAATGTTCTTCAGTCAAGTGGCAGCTTTTTGCCAATATAAACTACTTTCTCTTAAAATTACGGCATTAAGTAGAGGAATCACTGTAAAATGTAGAGTACTACTTGATTTATGGAAATTCAGAAATAAGCTTTACCtagacacacaaaaaagaaaagcagcaatgttCTTTGCTGTATTCATTGCTAACCTGCACAATAACAAGAGATCATATTCTCCCAGCATAAACAAGGTTAATTAGAAGGACACCTTATGCATATTGAGTGTTCATGTTCCATGACATCTGCTTAATTTGGTGACAGAAATGTTTACAAGCATCAGCACAAACTGAGCACTCCAGAAGCACTAACTGGATTCTTTATGGTTTGCACATCAGTAAACTGTTTTGTAAGGTTCTACTGCTGCAGTACAGTTCCCCCTGCTTCTAAATAATCTCTCAAGCTTTACCCATTTAAATTGAAGACAGTCAAAAATATACAGGCTTAACAATATTTAGCCTTCAAAATTGTCATCTCTAAGGCATGGCATGAGACATACAACTTGGTATGATCCAAGAAGACTCATTTTGTAATAAATATAGAAGACTTTCTTATCCTATGAATAAGGAATGAAGACTTTCATATCCTATGATCCAATATGAGATACAACAAAAGTATAAGCCAGTGATGGTATTTTCACATCAGAAAAGTGGCTCATGTTATTTCCAAATTCTTGTGTAGATTGATAGAACAAAGCAATAATATCCTGTGGCATAGTGGCCTATCATATACAGATCTACTTGAAAATCTTTGCAGAGTCAGCAGAAAAGTGGAAAACTAAAATCAGCATTATTAGCAATGGAATGAGAATCCTCACACCTCTATTCAAACCAAAAAATGACACTAAGGTctacaggaagaagaaaattatggTCCAAATGGCTGCTTAAGCCAGATGTACACCTCcagaaaaagcaggagaaaaacacaACTGTAAAGAGAACAAAACAACAGAGCTTCTTACAGGATACATGTAATACAACTCTCTATAGGAGGAGCATCATTACCAAACATAAATAGTTTGGTACCAAACTATACCAAACAAAAGTAGCATTGAGTAGTAGGATCTGATACCACACACTAGCACAGTGGGCAAATAcactgcaagagaaaaaaaaaaattgctcacCTGGCATAAACTAGAAAGCAACTGTACACTTTATAAAAAGACATTCACTGAATGGTGAACAAGTCTGAGTAGACTGATCCATCGCTCTGAGAAGAGCTGCAGCATCAGAGCCTCCTACAGCTGAGACTGCCCTCAGAACAACTACAGGACTATTCAGGGCTCCTCAAGGAAAGTCAGCTAATTTAACTAACGTGCACTGATCAAGCAGGTCTTGAATGTGTTCTCATCGCTAacatttgcattaaaataacAGCCTTGCCTGTTTCGTAATGGCACCTTAAATGAAATTCAGAAGTGACAAGCATTTAGCTTAGTGTGCTGCTTGTTCTACCTGCAACAAAACACAGGATTGGCAACAGCCTACTCCTACAGACATACTCCACTTCTCTCAGGAGTCCTTATGCCCTGCTGTCACAGTATGCTAAGTACTTTCAAAATCAGACAAGGGCACATTGTGTGCACATTGGGATATATTTAAATTCTAGCTGGAATAAATCCCAGCAACTCTGAGGACATAGGTTGTACCAATTACTACTTACAGCTGCAGTTAAAAATTATGCCATGAATGAAAGCACCTTACCATAAAAGGACTAAAATGTTAACGATCTAAAGGAGCAGGCTCACTCTTGGTTCAGTGTCACATGCCAGTCTCACAGATGGAACACTTGCTGCCTCACAAAGCTATGCTTAATTTACCAAAAAGAAAGTACTGACAGCTGATGCTTTCATAATGTGCACAGCTCATGTCAAAGACCAACTATACAGCTACCCCTTCTGATGCTGCTCTTGCTGTGCAGCAGAaaaggctgcaggcagcaccacAATATACCAAGCATGGTTCAGCCAGCAGTGAGCTTCATGAAAGTTTAATACAGCTTTAAAGCCAAGCTCAATGTTTTCTTTCTACTCAGATACACTTCTGCTGTCTGCAGACAAATAACACAACAGAAATTGTGGTTTGAGTACTCCTACCACTAGAATAAATTTCTTGCTTACAGATTGAACAATTTAAAGTGTCATCTTAAAAGTAAGAGAATTTTAAAGGTATCAAAACACAAGCCTAAACCTTGACTCTATGCATGAGTTACACCTGTACTTTACTATAACACAGGCTCACTCTGAAGCTTTGGTCATACATCTTTTGTCAGATGCCTACAGAGCAAGGTCTTTAAAGTTCACCGCTTCAGGGGCACTTATGTTTCCACCACTCCATGCCAGAAAGCAAAGGGCCAGAGAAGCCCTAGCAATACTTTGAAGTGCTGAATATTGCCATACATATGCAGATCATTGTAAAACTCACATTTGTAAATTTGAACTttcaaaaaaacaaaggaaaagaaattgttaaaaaaagCTGGACAGTTCAGTCTTATGTTTTGCTTATATATAACCAGCTATATTACAGATCATTATAAAGACATGAACTGGAGATACAACACATTACTACTGCCTAATTGTAAAGGCTCATTCATAGttgagcaggagctgcaacAACTCCTGGCAAGTCCGATGCTCAGTTCTCCCATAGCTTGCAAGCTTGGCTGGCAAGTAATGATGGCTGTCCTTTCGCTCAGAGCACCAACAGCAGTTCTTGTGACTCAAGTGACCAAGGTGGGTAGGCCTTTTATTAAGCACTCACAGAACAAAGTACACAGGAGATAAGGAACAGAAGTCTTGAGTTTTACTCCAGCACTCTGACAAGTGTAGAGTGGTAAGGAATTTCTCTCAAGTGTATCTGCTGTGCTGTACACAAATGACATTAGTGTGGTGCTTAAGTGAATCACATCTCTACATCATCCATTAACTATGAATAGACATATAAGTATGGGCTTCTCACTTTACCTCAGCCAATCTTTAAAGTTTGGGAAAAAAGATCAACATACCTTTTGTTGAATCCAATCTTAATGATTTCTAAAGTGAAAGTCTTGCATCTGAAGAAAGCAAAAGGCAGGAATCTGCTCTTAAGGCTAAGGGACACTTGTCCCAACTCTTATTGTGCAGGGAATCCATCAGGTAAGAACTGTGAACTCGTGAGCAAGTAGGTCACAATGGACATTTAGGTTTGCTATTATCCTTCATCAGGAAGCCAAGTAAACTTTAATCCTCTGGATTTATTCAAGTCATCTTTGGTGGATGTTATTTCTGTACCTTTTCCTCATATCCTGGAATTACTGGCCCTGGAGTTATTTCCACATTGACTGTTTTTACAAGGTTTAAAGTGACATATACAGGATATTCCCCTCAACTTCCCAAGCATTTATATGTGATGTCTTCATTAATCCAGGTCTGTACCAAGTGTTCCCTAGCATCAGGGTGCCACTGATGTTCTTAGGCCTTTATAGTACCTATTTTATTTCTACTgtgagacaaaaataatttaactgaTCCTATGTAATCACGACAAGAGATTAATTAAAATGCCAAGATAGGAAACAATTTATTatagagagaagaaaaatttctcATCCAAAATATAGAAATCTGTACAACTTTGCCACAATCAATATACATGAACTGTACAAATTTACACCAGTTCATAATTTACCAAATAAAAGATGACTAACAAAGTTCACAAAATAGATGGTGGTTTGTGGAAAAGACTTTTACCCAATTAAGAACAAGGAAATTACAAACCAGACCTCCACTTTCTAAAAATAAGAAGTTTACTCAGTCTTAGAAAACTACAAGCTAGCAAATGTACAGATAGCTGGCTGGTGCTAACACCACAGTTCAGACAGTGTCTTTATATGGTCTTTTTAAAGCCTGTTGCCATGGCAGATTCTGATCACTTGCTACTTTTGAGGCCAATGTAAAGATCTGACCATTTCCCCAGGTTATTCTTACTATTTTTATCTTATGTACATTTATACATATTTGTAAGTGCTAGGTAAAagtctgaaaattaaaatttccagtACGATGGTGTTCATAAGTCTTGTTACTGAGCTGCCAAAAATGCTAACAATTAATAAATGTAATAGTGCAAATTTACTCTGCAAGACTTACTGCAGAGAATCACTTTATAAATATAGATTGGGGTTGAAAATTGGTGTAGAAATTAAGTCAGGTGTCTTAGAGAAACTGACACTTCCTAGATCTTCTTACTCCCTAGCAAGCTGCAATCATTTTGACTCACAGGCTATTAAATCACTGAAAGGTACTGTCCAAACTATGGCACTGTCACTTTAAGTATACCACTCTAACGTGTGCCAGATCTTCACAGCTGTGACATGGTTTAAATTCCATAATCCATCCCCAGAGGTGCCCACCCAAAGTAAAAACCAAATTTATCCATCCATTTTAAGGTGATCCATCCAAAGACTATATCTTAACCTGATACAGTCATCATATTGTAGCTTTTGGAAGGGCTAGTTCTGCCCAAGAGAAGTTCCTCCTTACAGCTTATTCGGCTGTCTACCATTTGCATGTTGGTGTTACTTTGGCTACCTCCTGCTGGTGCAGCTTCGTACAGCACACAGATGGAGCCATCCTCTCCAATGCGATAGGACACTTCGTACGGGTCAACCCAGAGAGTGAGTTCGCTCGGAAGAAGCTGAAACAGTTCCTGACTGCTCAATCCAATCCGCTGTGCTGCCTGTCCAATGAGAGGATCCATTTTATGGTTGATCCGGATACATCGGTAACCTGATCCCTTGCATGGCTTTTCTGGGAACCAGTGGTGTTTATAATgttctataaaataaa
It encodes:
- the BTG1 gene encoding protein BTG1 → MHPALYTRASMIREIAAAVGFISKFLRTKGLMNERQLQTFSQCLQELLAEHYKHHWFPEKPCKGSGYRCIRINHKMDPLIGQAAQRIGLSSQELFQLLPSELTLWVDPYEVSYRIGEDGSICVLYEAAPAGGSQSNTNMQMVDSRISCKEELLLGRTSPSKSYNMMTVSG